A stretch of the Conger conger chromosome 3, fConCon1.1, whole genome shotgun sequence genome encodes the following:
- the LOC133123632 gene encoding protocadherin alpha-C2-like, with protein MAVHCSRYVLVLFVIYATWKIAWAVTRYSIPEEMEEGSVVANLAGDLGLSAGSLVDRELKLDILHSRKYFGFNKQTGDLYILEKIDREYLCPSKTSPSCFLTMDVTIENPIRLFNIEFEILDINDHAPHFRKESMHLDISESALPGERFSLNNAVDADVGSNSIKTYTLTESDNFNIEIHTGSDGTKYVELVLIKALDREQQSVHNLILTAVDGGVPARSGTTSIIVRVLDTNDNAPQFDQQVYTVNMTENSPIGTLLLKLNATDLDEGSNAEIVYSFTLYTSEKTQEMFVLNSDTGEIKVKDIIDFEEIKILEMHIQAKDKGQHPLSGQCTVMVYVKDVNDNHPEITVKSLRSRVKETVPVGTVIALVGVSDRDSGDNGKVDLSISEQLPFVLNKSSERDFELVVSESLDREAVSEYNIILTVTDRGTPPLSDNETITLELLDVNDNAPQFPKSFYTIPVMENNAPGSLLSSVTAFDPDFNENQYLVYFIVEREIVNTSMSMLFSINPENGDLYALKTFDYEREKEFLFHIEARDSGAPPLSSNVTVHIIILDQNDNTPLIVSPWRAHGSVVEEVIPRSTDKGHLIAKVIAIDSDSVQNSRVTYQFLQVPDATLFSLDQYNGEIRTMRMFSYRDPRHQRLVVIAKDNGDPSLSATVTIKLSTVEHVIKAFSETSEVPLEYDIFSDLNLYLLIGLGSVSFLLLMTILVTIVLKCQKPKPPKATPPCRNSVVSQRSSTVADSTLVSNDAYWYSLFLAETRKGKVVVRQPVPKSGGYIVSSIPRSTGLTETSESAASTLQVRCYLLNYIFKTEKILIHVV; from the coding sequence ATGGCAGTGCATTGTTCAAGGTATGTCTTGGTTTTATTTGTAATCTATGCGACGTGGAAAATTGCTTGGGCAGTCACTCGCTATTCTATCCCTGAAGAAATGGAAGAGGGGTCCGTGGTTGCTAATTTGGCTGGTGATTTAGGACTTAGCGCAGGCAGTCTAGTTGATCGTGAGCTAAAATTAGACATTTTGCATAGTAGAAAATATTTTGGCTTTAACAAACAAACGGGAGATCTgtatattttggaaaaaatagaTCGGGAATACCTTTGTCCATCGAAGACATCACCATCGTGTTTTCTTACAATGGATGTAACCATTGAAAATCCGATACGACTGTTTAATATCGAATTTGAAATTTTAGACATTAATGACCATGCGCCTCATTTTCGAAAAGAAAGCATGCATTTGGATATCTCGGAATCTGCGTTACCAGGAGAGCGATTCTCTTTAAACAATGCAGTTGATGCAGATGTCGGTAGTAACTCCATTAAAACATACACGCTGACCGAGAGCGACAATTTCAATATTGAGATTCACACGGGGAGCGACGGGACTAAATACGTAGAACTGGTTCTGATAAAGGCTTTAGACAGAGAACAGCAGAGTGTACATAATTTAATACTCACTGCTGTAGACGGCGGAGTCCCGGCCCGATCCGGTACTACCAGCATCATTGTGCGCGTTTTGGACACGAATGACAACGCCCCTCAGTTTGACCAGCAGGTTTATACGGTTAATATGACGGAGAATTCCCCGATTGGAACACTTTTGTTGAAATTAAATGCTACGGACTTAGATGAGGGCTCAAACGCAGAGATCGTTTATTCTTTTACGCTTTATACGTCTGAGAAGACACaggaaatgtttgttttaaattcaGATACAGGAGAAATAAAAGTGAAAGACATtattgactttgaagaaataaaaatcctGGAAATGCATATTCAGGCTAAGGACAAAGGACAGCACCCACTGTCTGGACAGTGTACAGTAATGGTGTATGTGAAAGATGTGAATGATAACCACCCCGAGATCACTGTTAAGTCCCTTAGGAGCAGAGTGAAAGAGACGGTTCCTGTAGGCACAGTAATAGCTCTCGTTGGAGTTAGTGACAGAGACTCAGGCGACAATGGGAAGGTTGACCTCTCTATTAGTGAGCAGTTGCCTTTTGTACTCAACAAGTCATCAGAGAGAGATTTCGAACTGGTTGTTTCAGAATCGTTGGACCGTGAGGCAGTATCAGAGTATAACATAATTTTAACAGTGACGGACAGAGGGACGCCTCCTTTGTCAGATAATGAAACCATCACGTTGGAACTCCTGGATGTTAATGACAATGCGCCACAATTCCCAAAGTCGTTCTACACCATCCCAGTGATGGAGAATAACGCACCTGGTTCACTGTTGAGTTCAGTCACTGCGTTTGATCCAGATTTCAATGAAAACCagtatttagtttattttattgtagaAAGGGAAATTGTGAACACTTCAATGTCGATGCTGTTTTCCATTAACCCCGAGAACGGTGATCTTTACGCACTAAAAACTTTTGActacgagagagagaaagagttccTTTTCCACATTGAAGCCAGAGACTCTGGTGCCCCTCCACTCAGCAGTAATGTCACTGTCCACATCATTATTCTGGATCAGAACGACAACACCCCACTCATAGTCTCTCCATGGCGGGCGCACGGCTCTGTGGTTGAGGAAGTGATCCCAAGATCCACCGACAAAGGGCACTTGATAGCCAAAGTGATCGCCATTGACTCGGACTCTGTGCAAAACTCCCGGGTCACGTATCAGTTTCTACAGGTTCCAGACGCTACTCTATTTAGCCTGGACCAGTACAATGGGGAAATCCGGACAATGAGAATGTTCAGCTACAGAGATCCACGTCATCAGCGGCTGGTGGTAATTGCCAAGGACAATGGAGATCCTTCACTTTCTGCTACAGTTACCATTAAGTTATCAACGGTGGAGCACGTCATTAAAGCGTTTTCTGAGACGTCTGAAGTTCCTTTGGAATATGACATATTTTCAGACTTAAACCTGTATTTGTTGATCGGTTTGGGCTCTGTGTCATTTCTGCTATTGATGACAATATTGGTGACCATCGTGCTGAAGTGTCAGAAACCAAAGCCCCCCAAAGCGACCCCTCCCTGCAGAAACAGCGTCGTTAGCCAGAGGAGCTCTACTGTCGCAGATTCCACCCTGGTGTCCAACGATGCGTACTGGTACAGCTTGTTTTTAGCGGAGACGAGGAAGGGAAAGGTGGTGGTTAGACAGCCTGTACCGAAGAGTGGTGGGTACATCGTTTCCAGTATTCCCAGGAGCACTGGCCTCACAGAGACTAGTGAGTCAGCTGCTTCTACTCTACAGGTAAGATGCTACTtacttaattatatttttaaaacggAAAAAATACTTATTCACGTGGTTTAA
- the LOC133123631 gene encoding protocadherin alpha-C2-like — MAVHFTRYALVFFVIYATWRIAWAVTRYSIPEEMEEGSVVANLAGDLGLSAGSLAERELKLDILHSRNYFGFNKQTGDLFVLEKIDREYLCTSKTSSCFLTMDVTIENPIRLFNIEFEILDINDHAPHFRKESMHLDISESALPGERFSLNNAVDADVGSNSIKTYTLTESDNFNIEIHTGSDGTKYVELVLKKALDREQQSVHNLILTAVDGGVPARSGTASIIVRVLDTNDNAPQFDQQVYMVNMTENSPIGTLLLKLNATDLDERSNAEIVYSFTLYTSEKTQEMFVLNSDTGEIKVKDIIDFEEIKILEMHIQAKDKGQHPLSGQCTVMVYVRDVNDNHPEITVKSLRSRVKETVPVGTVIALVGVSDRDSGDNGKVDLSISEQLPFVLNKSSERDFELVVSESLDREAVSEYNIILTVTDRGTPPLSDNETITLELMDVNDNAPQFPKSFYTIPVMENNAPGSLLSSVTAFDPDFNENQYLVYFIVEKEIVNTSISMLFSINPENGDLYALKTFDYEREKEFLFHIEARDSGAPPLSSNVTVHIIILDQNDNTPLIVSPWRAHGSVVEEVIPRSTDKGHLIAKVIAIDSDSVQNSRVTYQFLQIPDATLFSLDQYNGEIRTMRMFSYRDPRHQRLVVIAKDNGDPALSATVTIKLSTVEHVVKAFSETSEVPLEYDIFSDLNLYLLIGLGSVSFLLLMTILVTIVLKCQKPKPPKATPPCRNSVVSQRSSTVADSTLVSNDAYWYSLFLAETRKGKVVVRQPVPKSGGYIVSSIPRSTGLTETSESAASTLQVR, encoded by the coding sequence ATGGCAGTGCATTTTACAAGGTATGCCTTGGTTTTCTTTGTAATCTATGCGACGTGGAGAATTGCTTGGGCAGTCACTCGCTATTCCATCCCTGAAGAAATGGAAGAGGGATCCGTGGTTGCGAATTTGGCTGGTGATTTAGGACTTAGTGCTGGCAGTTTAGCTGAGCGTGAGTTAAAATTAGACATTTTACATAGTAGAAACTATTTTGGCTTTAACAAACAAACGGGAGATCTGTTTGTCTTGGAAAAAATAGATCGGGAATACCTTTGTACATCGAAGACGTCATCGTGTTTTCTTACAATGGATGTAACCATTGAAAATCCGATACGACTGTTTAATATCGAATTTGAAATTTTAGACATTAATGACCATGCGCCTCATTTTCGAAAAGAATCCATGCATTTGGATATCTCGGAATCTGCATTACCGGGAGAGCGATTCTCTTTAAACAATGCAGTCGATGCAGATGTCGGTAGTAACTCCATTAAAACATACACGCTGACCGAGAGCGACAATTTCAATATTGAGATCCACACAGGGAGCGACGGGACTAAATACGTCGAATTGGTTTTGAAAAAGGCTTTAGACAGAGAACAGCAGAGTGTACATAATTTAATACTCACTGCTGTAGACGGCGGAGTCCCGGCCCGATCCGGTACAGCCAGCATCATTGTGCGCGTTTTGGATACGAATGACAACGCCCCTCAGTTTGACCAGCAGGTTTATATGGTAAATATGACCGAAAATTCTCCGATAGGAACACTTTTGTTGAAGCTAAATGCTACAGACTTAGATGAGCGCTCAAACGCAGAGATCGTTTATTCTTTTACGCTTTACACGTCTGAGAAGACACaggaaatgtttgttttaaattcaGATACAGGAGAAATAAAAGTGAAAGACATTATTGattttgaagaaataaaaatcctGGAAATGCATATTCAGGCCAAGGACAAAGGACAGCACCCACTGTCTGGACAGTGTACAGTGATGGTGTATGTGAGGGATGTGAACGATAACCACCCCGAGATCACTGTTAAGTCCCTTAGGAGTAGAGTGAAGGAGACGGTTCCTGTAGGCACAGTAATAGCTCTCGTTGGAGTTAGTGACAGAGACTCAGGCGACAATGGGAAGGTTGACCTCTCTATTAGCGAGCAGCTGCCCTTTGTCCTAAACAAGTCGTCAGAGAGAGATTTCGAACTGGTTGTTTCAGAATCGTTGGACCGGGAGGCAGTATCAGAGTATAACATAATTTTAACAGTGACGGACAGAGGGACGCCTCCTTTGTCAGATAATGAAACCATCACGTTGGAACTTATGGATGTTAATGACAATGCGCCACAATTCCCAAAGTCGTTCTACACCATCCCAGTTATGGAGAATAACGCACCTGGTTCACTGTTGAGTTCAGTCACTGCATTTGATCCAGATTTCAATGAAAACCAGTATctagtttattttattgtcgAAAAGGAAATCGTGAACACTTCAATATCGATGCTTTTTTCCATTAACCCAGAGAATGGTGATCTTTACGCACTGAAAACCTTTGActacgagagagagaaagagttccTTTTCCACATTGAAGCTAGAGACTCTGGTGCTCCTCCACTCAGCAGTAATGTCACTGTCCACATCATTATTCTGGATCAGAACGACAACACCCCACTCATAGTCTCTCCATGGCGGGCGCACGGCTCTGTGGTTGAGGAAGTGATCCCAAGATCCACTGACAAAGGGCACTTGATAGCAAAAGTGATCGCCATTGACTCGGACTCTGTGCAGAACTCCCGGGTCACGTACCAATTTCTACAGATTCCAGATGCTACTCTATTTAGCCTGGACCAGTACAACGGGGAAATCCGGACaatgagaatgttcagttacaGAGATCCCCGTCATCAGCGGCTGGTGGTCATTGCCAAGGACAATGGAGATCCGGCTCTTTCTGCTACAGTTACCATTAAGTTATCAACAGTGGAGCACGTTGTTAAAGCATTTTCTGAAACATCCGAAGTTCCTTTGGAATATGACATATTTTCTGACTTAAATCTATACTTGTTGATCGGTTTGGGCTCGGTGTCATTTCTGCTTTTGATGACAATATTGGTGACCATCGTGCTGAAGTGTCAGAAACCAAAGCCCCCCAAAGCGACCCCTCCCTGCAGAAACAGTGTCGTTAGCCAGAGGAGCTCTACTGTAGCAGATTCTACCCTGGTGTCCAACGATGCGTACTGGTACAGCTTGTTTTTGGCGGAGACGAGGAAGGGAAAGGTGGTGGTTAGACAGCCTGTACCGAAGAGTGGTGGGTACATCGTTTCCAGTATTCCCAGGAGCACTGGCCTCACAGAGACTAGCGAGTCAGCTGCTTCTACCTTACAGGTAAGATAG
- the LOC133123633 gene encoding protocadherin alpha-C2-like, translated as MALHCTRYVSVFFVICATWNIAWAVTRYSIPEEMEEGSVVANLAGDLGLSAGSLAERQLKLDILHSRKYFGFNKQTGDLFVLEKIDREYLCPSKTSSCSLKMDVTIENPIRMFNIEFEILDINDHAPHFRRETMHLDISESALPGERFSLNNAVDADVGSNSIKTYTLTESDSFNIEIQTGSDGTKYVELVLIKALDREQQSVHNLILTAVDGGVPSRSGTASIIVRVLDTNDNAPQFDQQVYTVNMTENSPIGTLLLKLNATDLDEGSNAEIVYSFTLYTSEKTQEMFVLNSDTGEIKVKDIIDFEEIKILEMHIQAKDKGQHPLSGQCTVMVYVKDVNDNHPEITVKSLRSRVKETVPVGTVIALVGVSDRDSGNNGKVDLSISEQLPFVLNKSSERDFELVVSESLDREAVSEYNIILTVTDRGTPPLSDNETITLELMDVNDNAPQFPKSFYTIPVMENNAPGSLLSSVTAFDPDFNENQYLVYFIVEKEIVNTSMSMLFSINPENGDLYALKTFDYEREKEYLFHIEARDSGAPPLSSNVTVHIIILDQNDNTPLIVSPWRAHGSVVEEVIPRSTDKGHLIAKVIAIDSDSVQNSRVTYQFLQVPDATLFSLDQYNGEIRTMRMFSYRDPRHLRLVVIAKDNGDPALSATVTIKLSTVEHVVKAFSETSEVPLEYDIFSDLNLYLLIGLGSVSFLLLMTILVTIVLKCQKPKPPKATPPCRNSVVSQRSSTVADSTLVSNDAYWYSLFLAETRKGKVVVRQPVPKSGGYIVSSIPRSTGLTETSESAASTLQVRCYLLNYIS; from the coding sequence ATGGCATTGCATTGTACAAGGTATGTCTCGGTTTTCTTTGTAATCTGTGCGACGTGGAACATTGCTTGGGCAGTCACTCGCTATTCTATCCCTGAAGAAATGGAAGAGGGGTCCGTGGTTGCTAATTTGGCTGGTGATTTAGGACTTAGCGCAGGCAGTTTAGCTGAGCGGCAGCTAAAATTAGACATTTTGCATAGTAGAAAATATTTTGGCTTTAACAAACAAACGGGAGAtctgtttgttttggaaaaaatagATCGGGAATATCTTTGTCCATCGAAGACGTCATCGTGTTCTCTTAAAATGGATGTGACCATTGAAAATCCAATACGAATGTTTAATATCGAATTTGAAATTTTAGACATTAATGACCATGCGCCTCATTTTCGTAGGGAAACCATGCATTTGGATATCTCGGAATCTGCTTTACCGGGAGAGCGATTCTCTTTAAACAATGCAGTCGATGCAGATGTCGGTAGTAACTCCATTAAAACATACACGCTAACCGAGAGCGACAGTTTCAATATTGAAATTCAGACGGGGAGCGACGGGACTAAATACGTAGAATTGGTTTTGATAAAGGCTTTAGACAGAGAACAGCAAAGTGTACATAATTTAATACTCACGGCTGTAGATGGCGGAGTCCCGTCCCGATCCGGAACAGCCAGCATCATTGTGCGCGTTTTGGATACGAATGACAACGCCCCTCAGTTTGACCAGCAGGTTTATACGGTTAATATGACGGAGAATTCCCCGATTGGAACACTTTTGCTGAAGCTAAATGCTACAGACTTAGATGAGGGCTCAAACGCAGAGATCGTTTATTCTTTTACGCTTTATACGTCTGAGAAGACACaggaaatgtttgttttaaattcaGATACAGGAGAAATAAAAGTCAAAGACATTATTGattttgaagaaataaaaatcctGGAAATGCACATTCAGGCCAAGGACAAAGGACAGCACCCACTGTCCGGACAGTGTACAGTAATGGTGTATGTGAAAGATGTGAATGATAACCACCCCGAGATCACTGTTAAGTCCCTTAGGAGCAGAGTGAAAGAGACGGTTCCTGTAGGCACAGTAATAGCTCTCGTTGGAGTTAGTGACAGAGACTCAGGCAACAATGGGAAGGTTGACCTCTCTATTAGTGAGCAGTTGCCCTTTGTCCTCAACAAGTCATCAGAGAGAGATTTCGAACTGGTTGTTTCAGAATCGTTGGACCGTGAGGCAGTATCAGAGTATAACATAATCTTAACAGTGACGGACAGAGGGACACCTCCTTTGTCAGATAATGAAACCATCACGTTGGAACTTATGGATGTTAATGACAATGCGCCACAGTTCCCAAAGTCGTTCTATACCATCCCAGTAATGGAGAATAACGCACCTGGTTCACTGTTGAGTTCAGTCACTGCGTTTGATCCAGATTTCAATGAAAACCAGTATctagtttattttattgtagaAAAGGAAATCGTGAACACTTCAATGTCGATGCTTTTTTCCATTAACCCAGAGAATGGTGATCTTTACGCACTGAAAACCTTTGActacgagagagagaaagagtaccTTTTCCACATTGAAGCCAGAGACTCTGGTGCTCCTCCACTCAGCAGTAATGTCACTGTCCACATCATTATTCTGGATCAGAACGACAACACCCCACTCATAGTCTCTCCATGGCGGGCGCACGGCTCTGTGGTTGAGGAAGTGATCCCAAGATCCACTGACAAAGGGCACTTGATAGCCAAAGTGATCGCCATTGACTCGGACTCTGTGCAGAACTCCCGGGTCACGTACCAGTTTCTCCAGGTTCCAGACGCTACTCTATTTAGCCTGGACCAGTACAACGGGGAAATCCGGACaatgagaatgttcagttacaGAGATCCCCGTCATCTACGGCTGGTGGTCATTGCCAAGGACAACGGGGATCCGGCTCTTTCTGCTACAGTTACCATTAAACTATCAACAGTGGAGCACGTTGTTAAAGCATTTTCTGAAACATCCGAAGTTCCTTTGGAATATGACATATTTTCTGACTTAAATCTATACTTGTTGATTGGTTTGGGCTCTGTGTCATTTCTGCTTTTGATGACAATATTGGTGACCATCGTGCTGAAGTGTCAGAAACCAAAGCCCCCCAAAGCCACCCCTCCCTGCAGAAACAGCGTCGTTAGCCAGAGGAGCTCTACTGTAGCAGATTCCACCCTGGTGTCCAACGATGCGTACTGGTACAGCCTTTTTTTGGCGGAGACGAGGAAGGGAAAGGTGGTGGTTAGACAGCCTGTACCGAAGAGTGGTGGGTACATCGTTTCCAGTATTCCCAGGAGCACTGGCCTCACAGAGACTAGCGAGTCAGCAGCTTCTACTCTACAGGTAAGATGCTACTTACTTAATTATATTtcttaa